A portion of the Apus apus isolate bApuApu2 chromosome 3, bApuApu2.pri.cur, whole genome shotgun sequence genome contains these proteins:
- the STMN4 gene encoding stathmin-4 isoform X4, whose product MTLAAYKEKMKELPLVSLFCSCFLSDPLNKPAYTYEDTVDLTWCVISDMEVIELNKRTSGQSFEVILKPPSFDGIPEFNASLPRRRDPSLEEIQKKLEAAEERRKYQEAELLKHLAEKREHEREVIQKAIEENNNFIKMAKEKLAQKMESNKENREAHLAAMLERLQEKDKHAEEVRKNKELKEEASR is encoded by the exons CTTAcaaagaaaagatgaaggaGCTGCCCCTCGTCTCCCTCTTTTGCTCCTGTTTCCTTTCGGACCCTCTGAACAAGCCGGCGTACACCTATGAAG ACACGGTAGACCTCACCTGGTGTGTCATCTCTGACATGGAAGTCATCGAGCTCAACAAGCGGACCTCAGGACAGTCCTTTGAGGTCATCCTGAAGCCCCCCTCCTTCGATGGCATCCCTGAGTTCAACGCCTCGCTGCCCCGCCGGCGCgacccatccctggaggagATCCAGAAGAAGCTGGAGGCTGcggaggagaggaggaag TACCAAGAGGCTGAGTTGCTGAAGCATCTGGCAGAGAAGCGGGAGCATGAGCGGGAGGTCATCCAGAAGGCCATCGAGGAGAACAACAACTTCATCAAAATGGCCAAAGAGAAGCTGGCACAGAAGATGGAGTCCAACAAGGAGAACCGTGAGGCCCATTTAGCAGCCATGCTGGAGCGCTTGCAGGAGAAG GACAAACATGCAGaagaagtgaggaaaaacaaGGAGCTCAAGGAAGAAGCCTCCAGGTAA
- the STMN4 gene encoding stathmin-4 isoform X3 — MTLAAYKEKMKELPLVSLFCSCFLSDPLNKPAYTYEADTVDLTWCVISDMEVIELNKRTSGQSFEVILKPPSFDGIPEFNASLPRRRDPSLEEIQKKLEAAEERRKYQEAELLKHLAEKREHEREVIQKAIEENNNFIKMAKEKLAQKMESNKENREAHLAAMLERLQEKDKHAEEVRKNKELKEEASR, encoded by the exons CTTAcaaagaaaagatgaaggaGCTGCCCCTCGTCTCCCTCTTTTGCTCCTGTTTCCTTTCGGACCCTCTGAACAAGCCGGCGTACACCTATGAAG CAGACACGGTAGACCTCACCTGGTGTGTCATCTCTGACATGGAAGTCATCGAGCTCAACAAGCGGACCTCAGGACAGTCCTTTGAGGTCATCCTGAAGCCCCCCTCCTTCGATGGCATCCCTGAGTTCAACGCCTCGCTGCCCCGCCGGCGCgacccatccctggaggagATCCAGAAGAAGCTGGAGGCTGcggaggagaggaggaag TACCAAGAGGCTGAGTTGCTGAAGCATCTGGCAGAGAAGCGGGAGCATGAGCGGGAGGTCATCCAGAAGGCCATCGAGGAGAACAACAACTTCATCAAAATGGCCAAAGAGAAGCTGGCACAGAAGATGGAGTCCAACAAGGAGAACCGTGAGGCCCATTTAGCAGCCATGCTGGAGCGCTTGCAGGAGAAG GACAAACATGCAGaagaagtgaggaaaaacaaGGAGCTCAAGGAAGAAGCCTCCAGGTAA
- the LOC127382909 gene encoding angiopoietin-related protein 7-like: MRHVDSPPGTCLMEVHLSTRLAWLSILLTATLTSLSLQKSLPAAYQDHEGPQKDTGLIQCGEYSNQVLPNGRCKIVATLPQGDEQRCPDMFRCTDEVSYWLHENEERKQQVLELRELISELHEELRNHRHRIKILELQHEDAAVRNHSLSQRVQDLEHRSSEASTLQHIQATLLYDMQAQINNISVLADWAWRNPPCLGPAEMRLQEEMHPPEVRHGRNCPIDCASVYYNGLRRSGIYSIMPSVGGTPIEVLCEMDTEGGGWTVIQRRQDGSVDFNRTWNEYKEGFGDLNGEFWLGNENIHKMTSQGDYSLRIDLEDWNSKHKHAFYQAFSIEDEANEYRLHVDGFSGTVEDSFAWYHNKRSFSTPDSGNICAEISHGGWWYHQCFFSNLNGVYYKGGRYSIKHRKALGPDGIVWYSWKDTDYYSLRKVVMMIRPRTFRPHVSP; encoded by the exons ATGAGACACGTGGATTCACCCCCGGGGACTTGCCTGATGGAGGTCCATCTCAGCACCAGGCTGGCTTGGCTATCCATCCTCCTCACAGCCACCCTGACCAGCCTCTCACTGCAGAaatccctgcctgcagcctaCCAAGACCACGAAGGTCCCCAGAAGGACACAGGCCTGATCCAGTGTGGGGAGTACAGCAACCAGGTGCTGCCCAACGGCCGCTGCAAGATCGTGGCCACGTTGCCGCAGGGGGACGAGCAGCGCTGCCCGGACATGTTCCGGTGCACCGACGAGGTGTCCTACTGGCTTCACGAGAACGAGGAGCGcaagcagcaggtgctggagctgagggAACTGATTTCAGAGCTGCATGAAGAGCTGAGGAACCACCGGCACCGCATCAAAATCCTTGAGCTCCAG CACGAGGACGCCGCGGTCCGGAACCACAGCCTGAGCCAGCGGGTGCAGGACCTGGAGCACCGGTCCAGCGAGGccagcaccctgcagcacaTCCAGGCCACACTGCTCTACGACATGCAGGCCCAGATCAACAACATCTctgtcctggctgactgggCATGGAGAAACCCACCCTGCCTGGGCCCCGCTGAGatgaggctgcaggaggagatgcACCCTCCAG AGGTGAGGCACGGCAGGAACTGCCCCATCGACTGTGCTTCTGTCTACTACAACGGGCTGCGGCGATCTGGGATCTACAGCATCATGCCCTCGGTGGGAGGGACACCCATTGAAGTGCTGTGTGAGATGGACACTGAAG GTGGGGGCTGGACAGTTATCCAGAGGCGTCAGGATGGTTCAGTCGATTTCAACCGAACCTGGAATGAGTACAAGGAGGGCTTTGGAGACCTCAATGGTGAGTTCTGGCTGGGCAATGAGAACATCCACAAGATGACAAGCCAAGGGGACTACTCTCTGCGCATCGACCTGGAGGACTGGAACAGCAAGCACAAGCATGCCTTCTACCAGGCCTTCAG CATTGAGGACGAAGCAAACGAGTACCGTCTGCACGTGGATGGGTTCAGCGGGACTGTGGAGGATTCCTTTGCCTGGTACCACAACAAGAGGAGCTTCAGCACCCCTGACTCGGGGAACATCTGTGCAGAGATTTCCCATGGAGGCTGGTGGTACCACCAGTGCTTCTTCTCAAACCTCAATGGGGTGTACTACAAG GGCGGCCGATACTCCATCAAACACCGCAAGGCCCTGGGGCCTGATGGTATCGTGTGGTACTCGTGGAAGGACACAGACTACTACTCCCTGAGGAAGGTGGTTATGATGATTCGACCACGCACTTTCCGGCCTCACGTCTCCCCATGA
- the STMN4 gene encoding stathmin-4 isoform X2 yields the protein MTLAAYKEKMKELPLVSLFCSCFLSDPLNKPAYTYEDTVDLTWCVISDMEVIELNKRTSGQSFEVILKPPSFDGIPEFNASLPRRRDPSLEEIQKKLEAAEERRKYQEAELLKHLAEKREHEREVIQKAIEENNNFIKMAKEKLAQKMESNKENREAHLAAMLERLQEKVCSQPQHGRPHPHHLQLPPKHPFCKELAQCPSPIASASLESEAESTR from the exons CTTAcaaagaaaagatgaaggaGCTGCCCCTCGTCTCCCTCTTTTGCTCCTGTTTCCTTTCGGACCCTCTGAACAAGCCGGCGTACACCTATGAAG ACACGGTAGACCTCACCTGGTGTGTCATCTCTGACATGGAAGTCATCGAGCTCAACAAGCGGACCTCAGGACAGTCCTTTGAGGTCATCCTGAAGCCCCCCTCCTTCGATGGCATCCCTGAGTTCAACGCCTCGCTGCCCCGCCGGCGCgacccatccctggaggagATCCAGAAGAAGCTGGAGGCTGcggaggagaggaggaag TACCAAGAGGCTGAGTTGCTGAAGCATCTGGCAGAGAAGCGGGAGCATGAGCGGGAGGTCATCCAGAAGGCCATCGAGGAGAACAACAACTTCATCAAAATGGCCAAAGAGAAGCTGGCACAGAAGATGGAGTCCAACAAGGAGAACCGTGAGGCCCATTTAGCAGCCATGCTGGAGCGCTTGCAGGAGAAG GTCTGTTCCCAACCTCAGCACGGAAGGCCCCACCCTcaccacctccagctccctccaaAACATCCCTTCTGCAAGGAGCTCGCCCAGTGCCCTTCTCCAATCGCCTCAGCTAGCCTTGAGTCAGAGGCAGAGAGCACGAGATAA
- the STMN4 gene encoding stathmin-4 isoform X1 — MTLAAYKEKMKELPLVSLFCSCFLSDPLNKPAYTYEADTVDLTWCVISDMEVIELNKRTSGQSFEVILKPPSFDGIPEFNASLPRRRDPSLEEIQKKLEAAEERRKYQEAELLKHLAEKREHEREVIQKAIEENNNFIKMAKEKLAQKMESNKENREAHLAAMLERLQEKVCSQPQHGRPHPHHLQLPPKHPFCKELAQCPSPIASASLESEAESTR, encoded by the exons CTTAcaaagaaaagatgaaggaGCTGCCCCTCGTCTCCCTCTTTTGCTCCTGTTTCCTTTCGGACCCTCTGAACAAGCCGGCGTACACCTATGAAG CAGACACGGTAGACCTCACCTGGTGTGTCATCTCTGACATGGAAGTCATCGAGCTCAACAAGCGGACCTCAGGACAGTCCTTTGAGGTCATCCTGAAGCCCCCCTCCTTCGATGGCATCCCTGAGTTCAACGCCTCGCTGCCCCGCCGGCGCgacccatccctggaggagATCCAGAAGAAGCTGGAGGCTGcggaggagaggaggaag TACCAAGAGGCTGAGTTGCTGAAGCATCTGGCAGAGAAGCGGGAGCATGAGCGGGAGGTCATCCAGAAGGCCATCGAGGAGAACAACAACTTCATCAAAATGGCCAAAGAGAAGCTGGCACAGAAGATGGAGTCCAACAAGGAGAACCGTGAGGCCCATTTAGCAGCCATGCTGGAGCGCTTGCAGGAGAAG GTCTGTTCCCAACCTCAGCACGGAAGGCCCCACCCTcaccacctccagctccctccaaAACATCCCTTCTGCAAGGAGCTCGCCCAGTGCCCTTCTCCAATCGCCTCAGCTAGCCTTGAGTCAGAGGCAGAGAGCACGAGATAA